From a single Actinomyces viscosus genomic region:
- a CDS encoding 2-dehydropantoate 2-reductase — translation MRIAVIGAGGIGGWLGARLAASGQQVGFLVHGRTLEALRSGGLTLRDCSNGGSGTVTARIEQPLASEDPGALIDALGGHPDLVLVTTKVDALPELAPALRYLIGPSTGVVSTQNGVSAPDLLAAAVGTEHVLPGVARVYSAVVSPGTVRTIGSAGSLALGEWNGRASARSAAIVAALEEAGIRAWVPDSVWAELWRKVAFVVVQGALGAAANAPIGVLRSDLRDAFTEAVREVVAVATALGHDLATDDAPDPVTAVMALADAQPAGATTSMQRDIAAGRPSELDAQLGSVCRSADEVGVPTPVLDLAHAVLAPREAAARVRD, via the coding sequence ATGCGGATCGCCGTCATCGGTGCCGGAGGCATCGGCGGGTGGCTCGGAGCCCGCCTGGCCGCAAGCGGCCAGCAGGTCGGGTTCCTCGTCCACGGCCGCACCCTTGAGGCTCTGCGCTCCGGCGGGCTGACGCTGCGCGACTGCTCCAACGGTGGGTCCGGCACCGTGACGGCCCGCATCGAGCAACCACTGGCGAGCGAGGATCCAGGCGCCCTCATCGACGCCCTGGGCGGGCACCCGGACCTGGTGCTCGTCACCACCAAGGTCGACGCGCTGCCCGAGCTGGCTCCCGCGCTCAGGTACCTGATCGGACCGAGCACCGGCGTCGTCTCCACCCAGAACGGGGTCAGCGCACCCGACCTGCTCGCCGCCGCCGTCGGGACCGAGCACGTCCTGCCCGGCGTGGCCCGCGTCTACTCCGCCGTCGTCTCCCCCGGAACCGTCCGCACCATCGGCTCCGCCGGTTCCCTGGCCCTGGGGGAGTGGAACGGCAGAGCCTCCGCCCGCAGCGCCGCCATCGTCGCCGCCCTGGAGGAGGCCGGCATCCGTGCCTGGGTCCCTGACTCGGTCTGGGCCGAGCTGTGGCGCAAGGTGGCCTTCGTCGTCGTCCAGGGCGCCCTGGGGGCTGCCGCGAACGCGCCTATCGGCGTGCTGCGCAGCGACCTGCGAGACGCCTTCACCGAGGCCGTGCGCGAGGTCGTCGCCGTCGCCACGGCCCTCGGGCACGACCTGGCCACCGATGACGCCCCCGACCCGGTCACGGCCGTCATGGCCCTGGCCGACGCCCAGCCCGCCGGAGCCACTACCTCGATGCAGCGCGACATCGCCGCCGGCCGGCCCAGCGAGCTCGACGCCCAGCTCGGCTCCGTGTGCCGATCCGCAGACGAGGTGGGCGTGCCCACACCCGTACTCGACCTCGCCCACGCCGTCCTGGCCCCGAGAGAGGCTGCCGCCCGAGTCCGGGACTGA
- a CDS encoding RluA family pseudouridine synthase — translation MSLRLLPVPDGFDGERVDTALARMTGLSRSRVGDLCETGDVRRGGERLTKSARLRAGDVLEVDLPDPRPIEPVATPVEGMDLLYEDEDIVVVDKPAGVAAHPSMGWDGPDVLGALKAMHVRVATSGAAERQGIVSRLDVGTSGVMIVAKGERAYSVLKRAFREHAVDKIYHALVQGHLDPSSGTIDAPIGRHPSREWKMAVIDGGRESVTHYDVIEAMPGACLAEVHLETGRTHQIRVHMAAVGHPCVGDATYGADPAMTARTGLDRQWLHARQLGIAHPITGEHMVFTSDYPADLVHALDVLRLP, via the coding sequence ATGAGTCTGCGCCTGCTGCCCGTACCCGACGGCTTCGACGGCGAGCGCGTTGACACCGCCCTGGCCCGCATGACCGGCTTGTCCCGCAGCCGGGTCGGCGACCTGTGCGAGACCGGCGACGTGCGCAGGGGCGGTGAGCGGCTCACCAAGTCCGCTCGCCTCCGGGCCGGCGACGTCCTCGAGGTCGACCTTCCCGACCCGCGGCCCATCGAGCCCGTTGCGACTCCCGTCGAGGGAATGGACCTCCTCTACGAGGACGAGGACATCGTCGTCGTCGACAAGCCCGCAGGCGTCGCCGCCCACCCCTCCATGGGCTGGGACGGCCCCGACGTCCTGGGCGCCCTCAAGGCGATGCACGTGCGGGTGGCCACCTCCGGCGCCGCCGAGCGTCAGGGCATCGTCTCGCGCCTGGACGTGGGCACCTCGGGGGTCATGATCGTGGCCAAGGGGGAGAGGGCCTACTCCGTGCTCAAACGTGCCTTCCGTGAGCACGCGGTGGACAAGATCTACCACGCCCTGGTCCAGGGCCATCTCGACCCGTCCAGCGGCACGATCGACGCCCCCATCGGCCGCCACCCGAGCCGGGAGTGGAAGATGGCGGTCATCGATGGCGGGCGCGAGTCCGTCACCCACTACGACGTCATCGAGGCGATGCCCGGGGCGTGCCTGGCCGAGGTCCACCTGGAGACCGGACGCACCCACCAGATCCGCGTCCACATGGCCGCGGTCGGCCACCCCTGCGTCGGTGACGCCACCTACGGTGCCGACCCGGCCATGACCGCGCGCACCGGCCTCGATCGTCAGTGGCTTCACGCCCGACAGCTCGGCATCGCCCACCCCATCACCGGCGAGCACATGGTCTTCACCTCCGACTACCCCGCCGACCTCGTCCACGCCCTCGACGTCCTCCGTCTTCCGTGA
- the lspA gene encoding signal peptidase II — protein MPDHLDPASSEEAADNVVSLPTDNPFDTVEKTTGSQDDENGGGRRSQRLPVAVLWTVAIIIVVVDQITKQWALSALADGRHTALLGRALGLVLVRNPGAAFSFATGQTWIFALIALLVVIIIIRVSRNLVSRSWAVALGLVLGGAVGNLIDRLLREPGFLRGHVIDFIDYGGYFVGNIADIAIVLAAVGIIILSLGGWEIDGTRAGADDVSEPKGSTASAGRTGGARRRRRGEAKPSGTSGASEASVPADPVDPA, from the coding sequence ATGCCAGACCACCTGGACCCGGCCTCCTCCGAGGAAGCCGCAGACAATGTCGTGTCACTGCCCACAGACAACCCGTTCGACACCGTGGAGAAGACCACGGGATCACAGGACGACGAGAACGGCGGCGGCCGCCGATCCCAGCGCCTCCCGGTTGCCGTGCTGTGGACGGTGGCGATCATCATCGTCGTCGTCGACCAGATCACCAAGCAGTGGGCCCTCTCCGCCCTGGCCGACGGACGGCACACGGCGCTGCTCGGCCGGGCGCTGGGGCTTGTCCTGGTGCGCAATCCCGGTGCCGCCTTCTCCTTCGCCACCGGACAGACCTGGATCTTCGCGCTCATCGCCCTGCTCGTGGTGATCATCATCATCCGCGTCTCCCGCAACCTGGTGTCCCGCTCGTGGGCGGTGGCCCTCGGCCTGGTGCTCGGCGGCGCGGTCGGCAACCTCATCGACCGTCTCCTGCGAGAGCCCGGGTTCCTGCGCGGCCACGTCATCGACTTCATTGACTACGGCGGCTACTTCGTGGGCAACATCGCGGACATCGCGATCGTGCTCGCCGCCGTGGGGATCATCATCCTGTCCCTGGGGGGCTGGGAGATCGACGGGACGCGCGCCGGTGCGGATGACGTCTCCGAGCCGAAGGGATCCACGGCCTCGGCCGGCAGGACCGGTGGCGCCAGGAGGCGTCGTAGGGGCGAGGCCAAGCCATCAGGGACGTCAGGTGCCTCAGAGGCGTCCGTCCCGGCCGATCCCGTCGATCCGGCATGA
- a CDS encoding GNAT family N-acetyltransferase, with product MTDTTDSTTDSRSAFGAPALRIRPATTVREPIGFATVRGDRTGAEADRLRTAVADVRLEVFVDEQAVPLIQEIDARDDAPTTIHLLASGADGTPLGAGRILMEPEHPGQVHLGRLAVRRIARGTGLGARVVAALEQTALRYSGAPSVEVILSAQEQAMGFYRRCGYRVLDAHRYLDAGIWHQDMARTVTTITAATTATADGPT from the coding sequence ATGACCGACACGACCGATAGCACGACTGACAGCCGATCCGCCTTCGGTGCGCCTGCCCTCAGGATCCGGCCCGCCACCACCGTCCGCGAGCCGATCGGCTTCGCGACCGTCCGCGGCGACCGAACCGGGGCAGAGGCCGACCGGCTCCGCACCGCCGTGGCCGACGTGCGCCTCGAGGTCTTCGTCGATGAGCAGGCGGTCCCCCTCATCCAGGAGATCGATGCCCGCGACGACGCCCCCACCACGATCCACCTCCTGGCCAGCGGGGCCGACGGCACGCCCCTGGGAGCCGGGCGCATCCTCATGGAGCCCGAGCACCCCGGCCAGGTTCACCTCGGTCGTTTGGCCGTGCGCCGGATCGCGCGCGGAACGGGCCTGGGGGCGCGCGTCGTGGCCGCCCTCGAGCAGACGGCGCTGAGGTACTCCGGTGCGCCCAGCGTCGAGGTGATCCTCTCCGCCCAGGAGCAGGCCATGGGCTTCTACCGGCGCTGCGGCTACCGGGTCCTGGACGCTCACCGCTACCTCGATGCCGGAATCTGGCACCAGGACATGGCCCGCACCGTCACTACCATCACCGCCGCCACTACCGCCACCGCGGACGGCCCGACCTGA